Proteins from a genomic interval of Macrobrachium nipponense isolate FS-2020 chromosome 28, ASM1510439v2, whole genome shotgun sequence:
- the LOC135201668 gene encoding putative transcription factor SOX-15: MLPGPCNSEERPKATGQYVFGSMLVNGKSATPYSDATQTKKHPPNHVKRPMNAFMVWSQLERRKIVSQTPDMHNAEISKQLGRRWKLLTEEQRRPFRDEAQRLKVLHRLEYPDYKYRPKKKNNKNCPPPLLLGSSNILRGVAPGSSGRVSKNRPQITNYSPAHAATVSKVRECLLAANLKNLGIGRSSVNSVTSLKDKILPDSLNTNVPTSPPHEFPDSPESAIIYDDRSAQQINCFTHNGNQNNLDWSSDLLMSCPSDLPPMDAQTIDQLPENPPTLADLENIGVKDLVPLSPGLSLNLQDFQALDSDIELWSNNNCEQRDLATPPTPLLLGSQETQDPWSQHVWDDDMESLVECLEVTYQRLQSEGRSQVTQAPAQCPLASAWLRPALEVSYSIGDPSR, encoded by the coding sequence aCGAAGAAGCACCCTCCCAACCACGTGAAGCGCCCTATGAACGCCTTCATGGTGTGGTCGCAACTTGAACGACGGAAGATAGTCTCTCAGACGCCCGATATGCACAATGCCGAGATATCAAAACAGCTTGGACGTCGATGGAAACTTTTAACTGAAGAACAAAGACGACCTTTTCGTGATGAAGCCCAAAGACTAAAGGTTCTTCATCGCTTAGAGTATCCTGATTACAAGTATCGacccaagaagaagaacaataaaAACTGCCCACCTCCATTGCTTTTAGGTAGTAGTAATATTCTGCGTGGAGTTGCACCTGGTTCAAGTGGACGAGTGTCTAAAAATCGACCTCAGATTACCAATTACTCCCCTGCTCATGCTGCAACTGTGAGCAAAGTAAGGGAATGCCTTCTTGCTGCAAACCTTAAAAACCTGGGAATTGGAAGGAGTTCTGTAAACTCAGTAACATCTCTAAAGGACAAAATTCTTCCAGATTCCCTAAACACCAATGTACCAACTAGCCCTCCCCATGAATTTCCAGATTCACCAGAGAGTGCAATAATATATGATGACAGATCAGCTCAGCAAATCAATTGCTTTACTCATAATGGAAATCAAAATAACCTAGATTGGTCAAGTGACTTGCTCATGTCATGCCCTTCTGACCTTCCCCCTATGGATGCtcaaaccattgatcagcttccAGAGAACCCTCCAACACTTGCCGATTTAGAAAATATTGGTGTGAAGGATTTAGTGCCGCTTTCCCCAGGCTTATCATTAAACCTTCAAGATTTTCAAGCACTGGATTCTGATATAGAATTGTGGTCTAATAATAATTGTGAACAAAGGGACTTAGCGACACCTCCTACGCCATTGCTTTTAGGATCTCAGGAGACACAAGATCCTTGGTCACAGCACGTGTGGGATGATGATATGGAATCTCTCGTAGAATGTCTTGAGGTCACCTACCAGCGACTGCAAAGTGAGGGCAGGTCTCAAGTCACTCAGGCTCCAGCACAGTGTCCTTTAGCCTCAGCATGGTTAAGGCCTGCACTTGAAGTCTCCTACTCCATAGGTGACCCTTCAAGATGA